In Brevibacillus brevis NBRC 100599, a single genomic region encodes these proteins:
- a CDS encoding sensor histidine kinase, with product MAKMIRSFRFQMVKLLGLSLLLSGSVTYVIFKALQYYYRSQVKFESLLTPIRYFMREIGDIYFFLIIFVPLAILFFFLLTKRYAVYFQEISRGIHHLANGDFTHHVQLPSNDEFGDIAKDINLAGEKLQEAVQRGDFAESSKDQLVLNLAHDLRTPLTSVLGYLDIILRDEQLTVEQARHYTNIAFTKSQRLEKLIDELFEITRMNYGMLTIQQNLIDLSELLMQLNEELYPSLEKNQLKTRMNVASRLTVYGDGELLARVFENIMTNAIRYGHDGQFVDINGFLAGDEVVVQIINYGHEIPPEDLPHLFEVFYTGDKARSHQNGSTGLGLFIAKNIVERHEGTISAESNLIRTVFEIRLPYEQTPSL from the coding sequence ATGGCTAAGATGATACGGAGCTTTCGGTTCCAAATGGTCAAGCTACTGGGCCTAAGTCTGCTTCTATCTGGTTCGGTTACCTATGTGATCTTTAAAGCGCTACAGTATTACTATCGATCACAGGTAAAGTTTGAAAGCTTGTTGACGCCGATTCGCTATTTTATGCGAGAAATAGGGGACATTTACTTCTTTCTGATTATTTTTGTTCCACTAGCCATACTGTTTTTCTTCTTGCTAACCAAACGGTATGCCGTCTACTTTCAGGAGATTTCCAGAGGAATTCATCATCTTGCAAACGGCGACTTTACCCATCATGTTCAATTACCGTCAAACGATGAGTTTGGAGATATTGCCAAGGACATCAATCTGGCGGGTGAAAAGTTGCAAGAAGCTGTACAAAGAGGAGATTTTGCCGAAAGCAGCAAGGATCAGTTGGTTTTAAACCTGGCGCATGACTTGCGGACGCCACTGACTTCTGTTTTAGGGTATTTGGACATCATCTTGCGGGACGAGCAGTTAACGGTGGAACAAGCCCGACATTACACGAATATTGCTTTTACCAAGTCGCAGCGTTTGGAAAAGCTGATCGACGAGCTCTTCGAGATTACGAGAATGAACTACGGCATGCTCACCATCCAACAGAACCTGATTGACCTGAGTGAACTGCTCATGCAGTTAAACGAAGAGCTATATCCTTCCTTGGAGAAGAATCAGTTGAAAACGAGAATGAATGTGGCCTCACGATTGACGGTTTACGGAGATGGCGAGCTCTTGGCACGCGTTTTCGAGAACATCATGACGAATGCCATCCGTTACGGGCACGATGGGCAGTTTGTTGATATCAACGGTTTTCTTGCGGGTGACGAGGTCGTTGTGCAGATTATCAATTATGGTCACGAGATTCCCCCGGAAGATCTGCCGCATCTTTTCGAGGTGTTTTATACAGGTGACAAGGCCCGAAGCCATCAAAACGGAAGCACAGGTCTCGGGCTATTTATCGCCAAAAATATCGTCGAGCGCCACGAAGGGACGATTTCTGCCGAGAGCAATTTGATCCGCACCGTTTTTGAAATACGCTTACCTTACGAACAGACTCCCTCACTTTAA
- a CDS encoding response regulator transcription factor, which yields MKQVTILIADDEAEIAELVALHVKKEGYHTIIAADGKAALQAVQTHSIDLAILDIMMPGLDGYEVTRLIREQHNMPIIFLSAKTSDLDKISGLVMGADDYMTKPFNPMELVARVNAQLRRFKQLNQPAVAVASNKVLEAGGLVIYPEERTVSLYGETIELTPKEFDILYLLARYPKKVFSADNIFEMVWGEAYYEGSNTVMVHIRTLRKKLGEEKTKNKWIKTVWGVGYSFHG from the coding sequence ATGAAGCAGGTCACCATATTGATCGCCGACGACGAAGCGGAGATTGCGGAGCTCGTTGCCTTACATGTGAAAAAAGAAGGTTACCATACAATTATCGCAGCGGATGGAAAGGCAGCACTCCAAGCTGTGCAGACGCATTCGATTGATTTGGCGATTCTCGATATTATGATGCCTGGACTGGATGGCTACGAGGTCACCCGTCTCATTCGTGAACAGCACAATATGCCGATTATCTTTTTGAGTGCCAAGACGTCCGATCTGGATAAAATTTCGGGATTGGTGATGGGCGCAGATGATTATATGACCAAGCCATTCAATCCAATGGAATTGGTTGCTCGTGTGAATGCCCAGCTGCGACGCTTTAAGCAGCTGAATCAACCAGCAGTAGCAGTAGCGAGTAACAAGGTCTTAGAGGCAGGTGGACTTGTCATTTATCCAGAGGAGCGAACTGTGAGTCTGTACGGAGAAACGATTGAGTTAACACCGAAAGAGTTTGATATTCTCTACCTGCTGGCCAGATATCCAAAGAAGGTGTTTAGTGCGGACAATATTTTCGAGATGGTGTGGGGCGAAGCGTACTATGAAGGCAGCAATACAGTCATGGTGCACATTCGCACCTTGCGAAAGAAGCTGGGAGAAGAAAAAACGAAAAACAAGTGGATCAAAACGGTTTGGGGAGTAGGTTACTCATTTCATGGCTAA
- a CDS encoding transporter substrate-binding domain-containing protein yields the protein MKKLMFAVVSGLLALTVSACGTGTDQAASTSGAKKYVFGTDATYPPFEFEKDGKYVGIDIDLINAIAKEEGFEVEIKPMDFKGIIPAVQAKQLDGAIAGISINDKRKEILDFSEPYYQAGLSLVVREDNTTINGEADLAGKTIAIKKGTTGATFADELGQKYGATVKYFDDSPSMFQEVQNGNADVTIEDYPVISYKITVDPASKLKIVGDRLNGDHYGIAVLKGNKELQDKLNSGLKKLKENGKYDEIINTYLSTKK from the coding sequence ATGAAAAAACTAATGTTTGCTGTGGTTTCTGGTTTGTTGGCGCTTACAGTAAGTGCGTGTGGCACTGGCACAGATCAGGCTGCCTCAACATCCGGTGCAAAAAAGTACGTGTTTGGTACAGATGCAACATACCCACCCTTTGAGTTTGAAAAAGACGGAAAATACGTAGGAATTGACATCGACCTGATCAATGCAATCGCCAAAGAAGAGGGCTTTGAGGTAGAAATTAAGCCGATGGACTTCAAAGGAATCATTCCGGCTGTTCAAGCGAAGCAATTGGACGGTGCCATTGCGGGGATTAGCATCAATGATAAACGCAAAGAAATTTTAGATTTCTCTGAACCATACTATCAAGCAGGTCTTTCCTTGGTCGTACGTGAGGACAACACAACGATCAATGGAGAGGCAGATTTGGCTGGCAAAACGATTGCGATCAAAAAAGGCACGACTGGCGCGACCTTTGCTGATGAGCTCGGGCAAAAGTACGGCGCGACTGTCAAATACTTCGACGATAGCCCTTCCATGTTCCAAGAGGTTCAAAACGGCAATGCTGATGTAACCATCGAGGACTATCCGGTTATCTCTTATAAAATTACGGTAGACCCTGCTTCCAAGCTGAAAATTGTAGGCGATCGTCTCAATGGAGACCATTACGGCATCGCGGTTTTAAAAGGGAACAAAGAGCTGCAAGACAAACTCAACTCCGGTCTGAAGAAGCTGAAAGAGAACGGGAAATACGACGAAATCATTAACACATACTTGAGCACGAAAAAGTAA
- a CDS encoding amino acid ABC transporter permease — MSSSWDVIVDALPVLAQGSVVTLKITVISLFFALLIGLLFGLMSTSRSKLLRGIATAYVDFLRGTPLLVQIFFIYFGLPPVLDIKIPETTAGILALSLNAGAYLAEIFRGGILSIDKGQMEAARSLGLSHGKAMRLVILPQAVRRMIPAFVNQFIVTLKDTSLLTVIGIRELMNSGEIIISSNFRSFEIWAVVAVFYFLMIYILSLLSRSLERRFAK, encoded by the coding sequence ATGAGCAGTAGTTGGGATGTCATTGTCGACGCACTTCCTGTCTTGGCCCAAGGCTCTGTGGTCACGTTAAAAATAACGGTTATTTCCCTGTTTTTCGCTCTCTTAATCGGATTGCTTTTTGGCTTAATGAGCACCAGCCGTTCTAAACTACTCCGCGGCATTGCAACCGCTTACGTTGACTTTCTCCGCGGCACACCGCTGTTGGTTCAAATCTTCTTTATTTATTTTGGATTGCCGCCTGTCTTGGATATCAAAATTCCAGAGACAACCGCAGGTATTCTAGCACTCAGCCTCAACGCCGGGGCGTACCTGGCTGAAATTTTTCGCGGAGGGATTCTCTCTATCGATAAAGGACAGATGGAAGCTGCTCGTTCCCTCGGACTATCCCACGGAAAAGCCATGCGCCTGGTTATCTTGCCTCAGGCTGTTCGCCGCATGATTCCTGCTTTCGTCAACCAATTCATCGTGACGCTAAAAGACACCTCGCTCTTAACGGTCATTGGTATCCGTGAGCTGATGAACAGTGGTGAGATTATCATTTCTAGCAACTTCCGCTCATTCGAAATTTGGGCTGTAGTAGCGGTCTTCTATTTCCTGATGATTTACATCCTCAGTCTGCTGTCCCGTTCCCTTGAGAGGAGGTTTGCGAAATGA
- a CDS encoding amino acid ABC transporter ATP-binding protein: MIHVENLKKSFGSLEVLKDISTTIKEREVVCVIGPSGSGKSTFLRCLNQLEEVTSGKVTIEGMEVTSPKVDINKLRERVGMVFQRFNLFPHLTVLENIMLAPKHVKNSARQQNEQKALQLLKKVDLADKRDVYPDRLSGGQQQRVAITRALAMDPHIMLFDEPTSALDPEMVGEVLQVMKDLAKEGMTMVVVTHEMGFAREVADRVIFMDGGYIVEEGTPAEIFDNPQHERTRAFLSKVL; this comes from the coding sequence ATGATTCATGTAGAGAATTTGAAAAAGAGCTTTGGCTCGTTGGAAGTTTTAAAAGACATCTCGACTACCATTAAAGAGCGTGAAGTTGTCTGTGTCATTGGTCCCTCCGGCTCGGGAAAAAGTACGTTTCTGCGCTGCCTCAACCAGTTGGAAGAAGTAACATCTGGCAAAGTCACCATTGAGGGCATGGAGGTTACTTCCCCCAAAGTCGACATCAACAAGCTGCGAGAGCGTGTCGGCATGGTGTTTCAGCGGTTCAATCTCTTCCCGCATCTCACTGTTTTGGAAAACATCATGCTTGCGCCCAAGCACGTCAAAAATTCAGCGCGTCAGCAAAATGAACAAAAGGCGCTGCAACTCCTCAAAAAAGTAGATTTGGCGGACAAGCGAGACGTGTACCCTGATCGGTTGTCTGGTGGTCAACAGCAGCGCGTAGCCATTACCCGTGCGCTCGCCATGGACCCTCACATCATGCTGTTCGACGAGCCTACCTCAGCACTCGACCCGGAAATGGTCGGAGAGGTTCTTCAGGTGATGAAGGATTTGGCCAAAGAAGGAATGACAATGGTCGTGGTTACACATGAGATGGGCTTTGCCCGTGAAGTAGCCGATCGCGTGATTTTCATGGATGGCGGATACATCGTCGAAGAAGGCACACCTGCCGAGATTTTTGACAATCCCCAGCATGAGAGAACCAGGGCATTTCTCAGTAAAGTGCTGTAG
- a CDS encoding amylo-alpha-1,6-glucosidase produces MLFDLGMVPFTRYGSYLVLSRLGNAKRKEGLYLRNIRGGDNHDGAIFRIEMVADGVTVPFKTEATPTLLRLYGAKGDVKLCMSEPQLVQVRGQGVGLRLVLESTAADYAIQAGAGCWEINHFSTEIRLRVTPLAGSLVVNPTKASREEQVGVTFLPDEETGVLEGVLEEFHTVWKERSYPAFADGWTQVKKEYDEWLERTLSVSEEHREGLNEARELAAYITWSCVVRPEGYLPRSAMYMSKNWMTNIWSWDHCFNAMALTRANLPLAWDQLMIFIDRQDESGVFPDFINDRYALWNCCKPPIHGWTLRWMLDRNDAIINEMLEEVYEPLCRWTDWWFRYRDDDQDGIPQYNHGYDCGWDNSTIFLEGAPIESPDLPAYLILQMDVLAELANRLGCPEEAARWQEKAEMTLQRLLEKHWNGENFFATHSGSDQPTQGDSLIRYMPLVLGEKLPQDIRAKLITDLQERFLTENGLATEIPTSSFYRADGYWLGPIWAPVTMLLVDGLRRAGEVAFSQEIARRFCRMAARSGMAENFDALTGDGLRDRAFTWTSSVFLMLAHEYV; encoded by the coding sequence ATGCTGTTTGATTTAGGGATGGTTCCTTTTACCCGATACGGGTCGTATCTCGTACTTTCGCGACTGGGTAACGCCAAGCGAAAAGAAGGACTATATTTGCGCAATATTCGTGGAGGAGACAACCACGATGGTGCGATTTTTCGAATCGAAATGGTAGCCGATGGTGTGACAGTTCCATTTAAGACGGAGGCTACGCCAACCTTGCTGCGACTTTACGGGGCTAAAGGCGATGTGAAGCTGTGCATGAGCGAGCCGCAGCTGGTGCAGGTACGTGGTCAAGGCGTTGGTTTGCGACTGGTGCTCGAATCGACGGCAGCAGATTATGCGATTCAAGCTGGAGCCGGATGTTGGGAAATCAATCACTTTTCCACGGAAATTCGCTTGCGAGTGACTCCACTTGCTGGATCACTTGTGGTCAACCCTACGAAGGCATCACGTGAAGAGCAAGTGGGCGTAACCTTTCTTCCCGACGAGGAAACGGGTGTACTGGAAGGCGTATTGGAAGAGTTCCACACGGTATGGAAGGAGCGCAGCTACCCTGCCTTTGCCGATGGATGGACACAGGTAAAAAAAGAGTACGACGAGTGGCTGGAACGGACACTCTCTGTATCTGAGGAGCATCGCGAAGGCTTGAATGAAGCAAGAGAACTCGCGGCGTACATCACCTGGTCTTGTGTGGTGAGACCTGAAGGTTATCTGCCACGGTCCGCGATGTACATGTCCAAAAACTGGATGACGAATATCTGGAGCTGGGATCATTGCTTCAATGCGATGGCACTGACGCGAGCAAACTTGCCGCTGGCGTGGGATCAGCTCATGATTTTTATCGACAGGCAGGATGAGAGTGGTGTCTTCCCTGATTTTATCAATGATCGGTATGCGTTGTGGAATTGCTGCAAGCCTCCGATTCACGGCTGGACGCTGCGCTGGATGCTGGATCGGAACGACGCGATTATAAACGAGATGCTGGAAGAAGTGTACGAGCCGCTTTGTCGCTGGACCGATTGGTGGTTCCGTTACCGCGATGATGATCAGGACGGGATTCCGCAGTACAATCACGGCTATGACTGCGGCTGGGACAACAGCACGATTTTCCTCGAGGGGGCGCCGATTGAAAGCCCGGATTTGCCTGCGTATTTGATTCTGCAAATGGATGTGCTGGCGGAATTGGCGAATAGGCTGGGTTGCCCCGAAGAGGCAGCGAGGTGGCAGGAAAAGGCCGAAATGACGCTGCAACGACTGCTGGAGAAGCACTGGAATGGCGAAAACTTCTTCGCGACCCACTCCGGTAGCGACCAGCCTACACAAGGAGACAGCTTGATCCGTTATATGCCTCTCGTGCTAGGCGAAAAGCTGCCGCAGGACATCCGGGCCAAGCTGATTACGGACTTGCAGGAGCGGTTTTTGACAGAGAATGGACTGGCTACAGAGATTCCAACCAGCTCCTTCTACCGCGCTGATGGCTACTGGTTAGGCCCGATCTGGGCGCCAGTGACGATGCTCTTGGTCGATGGATTGCGGCGAGCAGGTGAAGTTGCGTTTTCTCAGGAGATTGCCAGACGCTTTTGCCGAATGGCAGCGCGCAGTGGCATGGCGGAAAACTTCGATGCGCTGACAGGAGATGGACTAAGGGACCGGGCCTTTACGTGGACGTCCAGCGTGTTTTTGATGCTGGCGCATGAGTATGTGTAA
- a CDS encoding YesL family protein: MGNRAKWEGWAWSFHQFGERLLRMAAAHLMWVACTLLGGIVFGIFPATAALHDVLSGKWNDRGLPSAFWHAFRHYFWRSQWLGAGTVLTGAILWVDVVFFLRMGSLLGLSIAAVFAGIGFLHAATTCHAFSLLVREDADVKRTLKQSFWLVAAFPLHSLVTLGGLLLLLILLLAIPVLPILLGASLPVWWMNARMSRLLEKRDRKRSTKQPRGETYAV, translated from the coding sequence GTGGGGAATCGGGCGAAGTGGGAAGGCTGGGCATGGTCATTTCATCAATTTGGTGAGCGATTGTTGCGGATGGCGGCAGCGCATCTCATGTGGGTGGCGTGCACGCTCTTGGGAGGCATCGTTTTTGGAATCTTTCCAGCGACAGCGGCTCTACACGACGTACTTAGCGGCAAGTGGAATGACCGCGGGCTTCCATCTGCCTTCTGGCATGCTTTTCGCCACTATTTCTGGAGGAGCCAATGGCTTGGCGCAGGGACGGTGCTAACGGGGGCAATCCTGTGGGTCGATGTGGTGTTTTTCCTTCGCATGGGCTCTCTGTTGGGGCTCTCGATCGCGGCTGTTTTTGCGGGGATTGGATTCTTGCATGCGGCTACCACTTGCCACGCTTTTTCCCTGCTTGTTCGGGAGGATGCAGACGTGAAGCGGACGCTCAAGCAATCGTTTTGGCTAGTCGCGGCCTTTCCGTTGCATTCGCTCGTCACGCTGGGAGGCTTGCTCCTTCTCTTGATTCTCTTGCTAGCGATTCCTGTTTTGCCGATCTTATTGGGGGCGAGCCTGCCTGTCTGGTGGATGAACGCGAGAATGAGTCGTTTGTTGGAAAAGCGCGATCGAAAACGATCGACCAAGCAACCTCGAGGTGAGACATATGCTGTTTGA
- a CDS encoding carbohydrate ABC transporter permease, with protein MIRKTIAYASLIFFSFLFLAPFYWMISTALKSDAEILQYPPKWIPDVLHWENFGNAWMSQPFNLYLENSLTVTILTTIGQLISSSLVAYGFARFTFKGRDFLFMVVLATMMIPWEVTMIPLYMEFNYLGWINTLKPLIVPSFFGSAFYIFLMRQFILTIPRELDEAARIDGAGSFQIYARIIMPLMMPALILVSVFNILGTWNDYLGPLIFLNDQSQYTLTLGLAQFKGMYEVEATGLMAVTLLISLPPLLLFFLAQRYIVDNSAGVAIK; from the coding sequence TTGATACGCAAGACAATCGCTTATGCGAGCTTGATCTTTTTCTCTTTCCTGTTTCTCGCACCGTTTTACTGGATGATCTCTACTGCGCTTAAATCGGATGCTGAGATTTTGCAGTATCCACCCAAATGGATTCCGGATGTGCTGCATTGGGAGAACTTCGGGAATGCGTGGATGTCGCAGCCGTTTAATTTGTATTTGGAAAACTCGTTGACAGTGACGATCCTGACTACGATTGGGCAATTGATATCGTCTTCGCTGGTCGCGTACGGCTTTGCCCGGTTCACGTTTAAAGGAAGAGACTTCCTGTTTATGGTCGTTCTGGCGACGATGATGATTCCGTGGGAAGTGACGATGATTCCGCTGTACATGGAGTTCAACTATCTGGGCTGGATCAACACACTCAAGCCGTTGATTGTGCCTTCGTTCTTTGGATCAGCGTTTTATATTTTCCTCATGCGACAGTTTATTTTGACCATTCCTCGTGAGCTGGATGAAGCGGCGCGTATTGATGGTGCGGGTTCATTTCAGATTTACGCCCGGATTATTATGCCGTTGATGATGCCTGCTCTGATTTTGGTGAGTGTATTCAACATCTTGGGCACATGGAACGACTATTTGGGTCCACTCATTTTCTTGAATGACCAAAGTCAGTACACGCTGACGCTGGGACTGGCGCAATTTAAAGGGATGTATGAAGTAGAGGCTACAGGGCTGATGGCGGTAACGCTCCTGATCTCGCTTCCGCCGTTACTCCTCTTTTTCCTCGCACAACGATATATCGTAGACAATTCAGCTGGTGTTGCTATTAAGTAA